GGATCGGGCTGCCCTCGAAACCGAACTCCTCGCGCAGGCGACGCGTGATGAAGCGTCGGTACTGCGGGTCGAGGAAGCCCGTCGTGAACAGCACGAAGGTCGGCGGACGCGTGCCCGCCTGCGTCGCGAACAGGATGCGCGGCTGCTTGCCGCTGCGCACCGGGTGCGGGTTCGCCGCCGACAGCTCGGCGAGGAACGCGTTGAGCTTGCCGGTGGGGATGCGCGTGTCCCACGAGTCGAGGGCGAGCTCGAGCGCGGGCACGAGCTTCTCGAGGTGGCGGCCCGTGCGGGCCGAGATGTTCACGCGCGGCGCCCAGGCGACGTGGTGCAGGTCCTTCTCGATCTCGCGCTCGAGGTACTTGCGGCGCTCGTCCTCGAGCTGGTCCCACTTGTTGAACGCCAGCACGAGCGCGCGGCCCGACTCGAGCACGAGGTCGACGATGCGCACGTCCTGCTCCGACAGCACCTCGGTGACGTCGAGCAGCACGACGGCGACCTCGGCCTTCTCGAGCGCGGCCTGCGTGCGCAGCGTCGCGTAGAAGTCGGCGCCCTGCTGCAGGTGCACGCGGCGACGGATGCCTGCCGTGTCGACGAAGCGCCACACGCGGCCGGCGAGCTCGATCTGCTCGTCGACCGGGTCGCGGGTCGTGCCTGCCATCTCGTTGACGACGACGCGCTCCTCGCCCGCCGCCTTGTTGAGCAGCGACGACTTGCCGACGTTCGGGCGACCGAGCAGGGCGACGCGGCGGGGTCCGCCGATCTCGACCTTCGCGACGGCCGACTCGTCGGGCAGCACCTTCATGGCGGCGTCGAGCAGGTCGGCGACGCCGCGGCTGTGCAGCGCCGACACCGGGTACGGCTCGCCGAGGCCCAGGCTCCACAGGCTCGAGGCCTCGAGGTCACGGCGGGCATCGTCGGCCTTGTTGGCGACGAGCATCACGGGCTTCGACGACGAGCGCAGCATGCGCACGACGTGCTCGTCGGTCGACGTCGCACCCACGGTCACGTCGACGACGAACAGCACGGCGTCGGCCAGGTCGACGGCGATCTCCGCCTGCTGCGCGACCGACTTGTCGATGCCGCGCGCATCCGGCTCCCAGCCGCCGGTGTCGACGACCGTGAACGCACGGCCCTCCCACTCGGCGCGGTACGTGACGCGGTCGCGCGTGACGCCCGGGGTGTCCTCGACGACGGCCTCGCGGCGGCCGATGATGCGGTTCACGAGCGCCGACTTGCCCACGTTGGGGCGGCCGACGATCGCGAGCACCGGCAGCGCCGGCAGGGTGATGACCTCGTCGGGGCCGAGCTCGGCTGCGAGCAGCGCGGCGTCGTCCTCGTCGAGGTCGTAGTCGGCGAGGCCGGCGCGCAACGAGGCGACGCGCGCCTCGTCGAGCTCGCGCGCCTCGTCCATGTCGGTCGGGTAGGCCTGCACGACCTCGACGTCGTCGAAGTCCGGCTCCTGGGGCTGGTCGGTGGTCATGCACGCTCCTGCGTTCGAACGAGCTCGACGACCGCCTGCACGGTCTCGTCGAAGTCGAGGTGGGTGGAGTCGACCAGCGTCACGCCCGGTGCGGGCGTCATGAAGTCGACCACCTGGTTGTCGGATCGGTCGCGCGCGCTCAGGCGCTCGGCGACGCCTGCCGCATCCCCCACGTCGCCGATGCGGCGGCGGATGCGCACCTCCTCGTCGGCGGTGAGCAGGATGCGCACGTCGGCGTCGGGGGCGACGACCGTGGTGATGTCGCGGCCCTCGACGACGATGCCCGGGCGGGCGTCGGCGATGAGGGCGCGGAAGCGCACGTTGACGGCCTCGCGCACGGCGGGCACGCGGGCGACGCCCGAGACGGCGCCCGAGATGCGCTCGGTGCGGATGGCGCCCGTCACGTCGACGCCGCCGACCGAGAAGCGCTGCGTCTCGCCCGAGACGTCGACGGCGTAGTCGAAGTCGTCGAGCAGGCTCAGCACGTCGGCCTCGACGTACGGGTCGAGGCCGCGCTCGAGCACGAGCCATGCGAGCGAGCGGTAGGCGGCGCCGGTGTCGAGCAGGTGGAAGCCCAGCTGCTCGGCGGCGACGCGTGCGACGGAGGACTTGCCCGAGCCCGCGGGCCCGTCGATGGCGACGGTCGTCACGAGACCACCGCCCATCCGCGCGCGTCGAGGGCCTCGAGCAGTCGCTGCTCGGTCTCGGGCGCGATGAGGATCTCGGCGACGCCGAACTGGGCGCCCTCGGCGTGCTCGAGGCGCACGTCCTCCATGTTCACGTTGGCGTCTCCGATGTCGGTGAGGAGGCGGGCGAGCTGGCCGGGGCGGTCGTCGACGCGCACGGCGATGCGCGTGAAGCGCGACCGCTGTCCGTGCTTGCCCGGCAGGCGCTCGACGCCCGCGCGGCCGTCGGCGAGCACGTCGGCGAGCGTGCGGCGCGCGCCCTCGCGATCGACGTCGTCGAGCGCGTCGACGATGCGATCGAGGTCGGCGCGCAGCGCGCGCAGCTGCTCCGCGACCGCCGGCGCGTTCGCCGAGAGGATCTGCACCCACAGGCCCGGGTCGCTGCCCGCGACGCGCGTCACGTCGCGCACGCCCTGGCCCGCGAGGCGCAGCGCCTCGTCGGCGGCCTCCTGCAGGCGCGCGCCCATGAGCGTCGAGACGAGCTGCGGCACGTGGCTCACGGTCGCGACCGAGCGGTCGTGCTCGGTGGGGTCCATCTCGATCGGGATGGCGCCGAGGTCGAGGATGAGGTCGTCGACGACGCTGCCCTGCACGTACGAGATGGCGTCGTGGTCGGCGATGACCCACGGGCGGCCGACGAAGAGGTCGGCTCGGCCCGCGAGGGCGCCGGAGCGCTCGCGGCCCGCCATGGGATGCGTGCCGAGGTACCGGCTGACGTCGGCGCCGGCGGCGCGGAGGTCGGCCAGGATGGGCGCCTTGACGCTCGCGACGTCGATCACGACCGCGTCGCGGTGCGTGTCGAGCTCGCGCGCGACGACGTCGGCCGTCACGTCGGGCGGCACCGCCACGACCACGAGCGCGGGGGCGTCGCCGATGCCCGCGGGGCGCCCGGCGCCGTAGTCGGCAGCGAGGCGCACGGCCGTCGGGCTGACGTCGGCGAGCGTCACGTCGACGCCCAGCCTCGTCAGACCCATCCCGATGGAGGATCCGAGGAGCCCGGTGCCGACGATGCGCACGGGTCCGCGGAGTCGATGGGTCACCGGTCAAGGGTACGCGACCGGCAATGGCACCGGTCACCACTCCCTAGCGCGCGAGCCTCAGGATCGCCCCGCGCTCCTCCTTCGTCAGCTCCCGCGTCGCACCCGACGCGAGCGTGCCGAGCGTCAGCGGGCCGAAGCGGCGCCGCACGAGGTCGATGACCGGGTGGCCGACGTGCTCGAGCATCCGACGCACGATGCGGTTGCGGCCCGAGTGCAGCGTGATCTCGAGCATCGACGCCTGCCTGCCCGGCGTGCCGAGGATGCGGGCCTTGTCGGCGCGGATGAAGCCGTCGTCGAGCTCGAAGCCGTTGCGCAGCGTGCGCACGATGCGCGAGTCGACGCGTCCCTGCACCTTCGCGACGTACGTCTTCTCGACGCCGAACGACGGATGCGCGAGCACGTTCGCGAGCTCGCCGTCGTTCGTGAGCAGCAGCAGGCCCGACGTGTCGTAGTCGAGGCGGCCGACGTTGTAGACGCGCTCGTCGAGGTCGCGCGTGTACTGCGTGAGGTCGGCGCGGCCGCGGTCGTCGGCCATCGACGACACGACGCCCGTCGGCTTGTTGAGCATGACGTACCGCTTCGACACGTCGAGCTGCACGGGCGTGCCGTCGACCGTGACGCGCGCGTCGGGCGTGATGCGCGTGCCGAGCTCGGTGACGACCTCGCCATCCACCTCGA
The sequence above is a segment of the Agrococcus jejuensis genome. Coding sequences within it:
- the der gene encoding ribosome biogenesis GTPase Der produces the protein MDEARELDEARVASLRAGLADYDLDEDDAALLAAELGPDEVITLPALPVLAIVGRPNVGKSALVNRIIGRREAVVEDTPGVTRDRVTYRAEWEGRAFTVVDTGGWEPDARGIDKSVAQQAEIAVDLADAVLFVVDVTVGATSTDEHVVRMLRSSSKPVMLVANKADDARRDLEASSLWSLGLGEPYPVSALHSRGVADLLDAAMKVLPDESAVAKVEIGGPRRVALLGRPNVGKSSLLNKAAGEERVVVNEMAGTTRDPVDEQIELAGRVWRFVDTAGIRRRVHLQQGADFYATLRTQAALEKAEVAVVLLDVTEVLSEQDVRIVDLVLESGRALVLAFNKWDQLEDERRKYLEREIEKDLHHVAWAPRVNISARTGRHLEKLVPALELALDSWDTRIPTGKLNAFLAELSAANPHPVRSGKQPRILFATQAGTRPPTFVLFTTGFLDPQYRRFITRRLREEFGFEGSPIQVNVRVRERRERR
- a CDS encoding pseudouridine synthase, whose translation is MTDHDLPTEGERLQKVLAAAGVASRRVVEDMIVDGRIEVDGEVVTELGTRITPDARVTVDGTPVQLDVSKRYVMLNKPTGVVSSMADDRGRADLTQYTRDLDERVYNVGRLDYDTSGLLLLTNDGELANVLAHPSFGVEKTYVAKVQGRVDSRIVRTLRNGFELDDGFIRADKARILGTPGRQASMLEITLHSGRNRIVRRMLEHVGHPVIDLVRRRFGPLTLGTLASGATRELTKEERGAILRLAR
- the cmk gene encoding (d)CMP kinase — its product is MGGGLVTTVAIDGPAGSGKSSVARVAAEQLGFHLLDTGAAYRSLAWLVLERGLDPYVEADVLSLLDDFDYAVDVSGETQRFSVGGVDVTGAIRTERISGAVSGVARVPAVREAVNVRFRALIADARPGIVVEGRDITTVVAPDADVRILLTADEEVRIRRRIGDVGDAAGVAERLSARDRSDNQVVDFMTPAPGVTLVDSTHLDFDETVQAVVELVRTQERA
- a CDS encoding prephenate dehydrogenase, translating into MTHRLRGPVRIVGTGLLGSSIGMGLTRLGVDVTLADVSPTAVRLAADYGAGRPAGIGDAPALVVVAVPPDVTADVVARELDTHRDAVVIDVASVKAPILADLRAAGADVSRYLGTHPMAGRERSGALAGRADLFVGRPWVIADHDAISYVQGSVVDDLILDLGAIPIEMDPTEHDRSVATVSHVPQLVSTLMGARLQEAADEALRLAGQGVRDVTRVAGSDPGLWVQILSANAPAVAEQLRALRADLDRIVDALDDVDREGARRTLADVLADGRAGVERLPGKHGQRSRFTRIAVRVDDRPGQLARLLTDIGDANVNMEDVRLEHAEGAQFGVAEILIAPETEQRLLEALDARGWAVVS